A window of the Brassica oleracea var. oleracea cultivar TO1000 chromosome C1, BOL, whole genome shotgun sequence genome harbors these coding sequences:
- the LOC106300199 gene encoding peroxidase 41-like has protein sequence MIFTMSSFLPVIFLVLVFVPSILSAPVTSLTKDYYQETCPDFSKIVRETVTTTQGPQGRTAAGILRLFFHDCFLEGCDASVLIAKNALNKSERDDELNHSLTEETFDIVTRIKAALEESCPGVVSCADILAQSTHDVVTMIGGPSYEVKLGRKDGFESKAHKVRENLPLPNHTVHDMMSLFQKKGFTLKEMVALSGAHTIGISHCKDFISRVIGPQPDPDIEARYAEVLKSLCKDYTVNETRGSFLDPVTPDKFDNMYYKNLEKGMGLLASDHILFKDNSTRPFVELYANDQTVFFEDFARAMEKLGMVGVKGDKDGEVRRRCDNLNKPNGSVAEPDKSFTSNISFELNL, from the coding sequence ATGATATTCACAATGTCATCGTTTCTTCCCGTTATCTTCCTCGTCCTAGTCTTTGTCCCTTCCATATTATCAGCACCGGTGACAAGTTTAACCAAAGACTATTACCAAGAAACGTGTCCTGATTTCAGTAAAATTGTTCGTGAAACCGTTACGACCACGCAAGGCCCGCAGGGGAGGACAGCTGCTGGAATACTCCGTCTCTTTTTCCACGATTGTTTCTTAGAAGGATGTGACGCGTCCGTACTAATCGCTAAAAATGCTTTAAACAAATCTGAACGCGATGATGAACTCAATCATTCTCTTACGGAAGAAACGTTTGATATCGTGACTCGCATCAAAGCAGCTCTTGAAGAGTCTTGTCCCGGTGTTGTGTCTTGCGCAGACATCTTGGCTCAGTCCACGCATGACGTTGTCACAATGATTGGTGGGCCTTCCTACGAAGTCAAGTTAGGTCGTAAAGATGGGTTTGAGTCGAAAGCTCATAAAGTTAGAGAAAACTTACCATTACCAAACCACACGGTCCACGACATGATGTCGTTATTTCAAAAGAAGGGTTTCACTCTAAAGGAGATGGTTGCACTAAGCGGCGCACACACTATCGGAATTTCTCACTGCAAAGATTTCATCAGCCGGGTCATTGGGCCACAGCCTGATCCAGATATCGAAGCACGATATGCTGAAGTTCTTAAAAGTCTATGCAAGGATTACACAGTGAATGAAACGAGGGGCTCGTTTCTTGATCCGGTGACGCCAGACAAATTCGATAATATGTATTACAAGAACTTGGAAAAAGGGATGGGACTGTTAGCTTCCGACCACATCTTGTTTAAAGATAATAGTACGAGACCGTTCGTGGAGTTGTATGCGAATGACCAGACGGTTTTTTTCGAGGATTTTGCACGTGCCATGGAGAAACTAGGCATGGTCGGTGTTAAAGGCGACAAAGATGGAGAGGTGAGACGCAGATGTGATAACTTAAACAAACCTAACGGTTCAGTGGCGGAGCCAGACAAAAGTTTTACCAGCAATATAAGTTTTGAACTTAATTTATAA
- the LOC106344111 gene encoding probable transcription factor KAN3 → MELFPSQPDLYLKINRRREEQEEEDYKEQEEDYKEQEEVQRRLLFGSKASDSDRKASDHLIHTLQFTSNNEPTKIDHNQERMESLDQDLRSNFMVRPIRGIPLHQNQILDHYYYSPTPPFFFSEVNGQHANPSYSYNLHHRHHRQVQPQAQRLTAKRGVRAPRMRWTTTLHAHFVHAVQLLGGHERATPKSVLELMDVQDLTLAHVKSHLQMYRTIKSTEKPTTSSDIGQSDTCENELKVNSERHARDLQGLWSNSSSEARFHLKAKASGLDMSSNKNVDQRCPSYERLSSDSSSLTGTRPEIETPNLEFTLAIPNLPP, encoded by the exons ATGGAGCTTTTCCCTTCGCAACCTGACTTGTACTTGAAGATAAACAGAAGAAGAGAAGAACAAGAAGAAGAAGATTATAAGGAACAAGAAGAAGATTATAAGGAACAAGAAGAAGTCCAAAGGAGATTACTCTTTGGTAGTAAAGCCTCAGATTCAGACAGAAAGGCTTCTGATCATCTCATCCACACCCTCCAATTCACATCAAACAATGAACCCACCAAGATTGATCATAATCAAGAACGCATGGAATCTCTAGATCAAGATTTGAGATCGAATTTTATGGTGAGACCAATAAGAGGAATCCCTCTTCACCAAAATCAAATCCTTGACCACTACTACTATTCTCCCACTCCTCCTTTCTTCTTCAGTGAAGTCAACGGTCAACACGCAAACCCTAGTTATAGTTATAATCTTCACCACCGTCATCATCGTCAAGTTCAGCCGCAGGCGCAAAGATTAACGGCAAAACGAGGAGTAAGGGCTCCGAGGATGCGGTGGACGACGACCCTCCATGCCCATTTCGTTCATGCTGTTCAATTATTGGGTGGTCATGAAA GAGCCACTCCAAAATCAGTACTTGAGTTGATGGATGTTCAAGATCTCACATTGGCTCATGTTAAATCTCATCTACAG ATGTATCGGACCATCAAATCTACTGAGAAGCCTACAACATCATCAG ATATAGGGCAATCAGATACTTGCGAGAATGAATTAAAAGTAAACAGTGAGAGACATGCCAGAGATCTCCAAGGTCTGTGGAGTAACTCCTCAAG TGAAGCTCGGTTCCACTTAAAGGCAAAGGCATCAGGTCTAGACATGTCATCCAATAAG AATGTGGATCAAAGATGTCCAAGCTACGAACGATTGTCGTCGGATTCGTCAAGTCTCACAGGGACAAGACCAGAGATTGAAACTCCCAATCTCGAGTTCACTTTAGCTATACCAAACCTTCCTCCCTAG